A single region of the Brassica rapa cultivar Chiifu-401-42 chromosome A03, CAAS_Brap_v3.01, whole genome shotgun sequence genome encodes:
- the LOC103856987 gene encoding cysteine--tRNA ligase 2, cytoplasmic-like, translated as MELKLYSTYTQQKEVFRPINPGKVGLYVCGITAYDFSHIGHGRAAVPFDVLYRFLMYLGYEVTYVRNFTDVDNKIIERAKKNGEKPLELSNRFCHEYLADMGALQCLLPTHQPRVSDHMDHIINMIQKIIENGCGYAVEGGDVFFSVDKSPNYGKLSGQLLEHTQAGKRVAVDSRKRNPADFALWKAVKPDEPSWESPWGRGRPGWHIECSAMSAHYLSPRFDIHGGGADLIFPHHENELAQTCAACEHGGVNYWMHNGHLTINNEKMAKSKDNFKPIREITERYHPLALRHFLISVHYRSPLSFSASKLDSSSELLYYVYQTLQDLFDALLPYREAMSEDGGKAEPTSEAKEIIIKLKSEFDAKMSDDLNTAHIFTGEYDRALKFINSSIGKLENMQEKERMSLLVSLVEIERGARKVLEVLGLLTTLSYSEILKEMKQKTLSRAGLSEQDLSQLIQERIMARKNKEFEKSDVIRAQLAVKGIALMDVVGKETVWRPCLPSSHATNSSD; from the exons ATGGAGTTGAAGCTGTACAGCACGTACACGCAGCAGAAGGAAGTTTTCAGACCGATCAATCCCGGGAAAGTCGGATTGTACGTCTGTGGAATCACAGCTTACGATTTCAGCCACATCGGCCATGGTCGCGCCGCCGTTCCCTTCGACGTTCTCTACAG ATTCTTGATGTATTTGGGTTATGAAGTTACTTACGTCAGAAATTTCACAGATGTTGATAACAAG ATAATCGAACGTGCTAAGAAGAATGGAGAGAAACCGTTAGAGTTGAGTAATCGATTTTGCCACGAGTATTTGGCTGATATGGGTGCTCTTCAGTGCCTCCTTCCCACCCACCAGCCTCGTGTCAGCGACCATATGGATCACATTATTAATATGATTCAAAAG ATCATTGAGAACGGTTGCGGGTATGCTGTGGAAGGAGGCGATGTGTTCTTCTCTGTCGACAAATCACCAAACTATGGTAAGTTGTCGGGTCAGCTGCTGGAACATACACAGGCTGGTAAGCGAGTTGCGGTTGATTCGAGGAAGCGTAACCCTGCTGATTTTGCATTATGGAAG GCTGTAAAACCTGATGAGCCGAGTTGGGAGAGCCCGTGGGGTCGAGGAAGACCGGGATGGCACATCGAGTGCAGTGCCATGAGTGCTCACTATCTGTCCCCGAGATTTGACATTCATGGTGGTGGTGCAGATTTGATATTCCCACACCATGAAAATGAACTTGCTCAGACATGTGCTGCATGTGAGCATGGTGGTGTTAATTACTGGATGCATAATGGCCATCTCACTATCAATAACGAGAAGATGGCAAAGTCAAAGGACAACTTCAAACCAATCAGAGAAATCACAGAACGTTACCATCCATTGGCTCTGAGGCACTTTTTGATAAGTGTACACTACCGCTCTCCTCTGAGCTTCTCAGCGTCAAAGCTAGACAGTTCCTCAGAACTTTTGTATTATGTTTATCAG ACATTGCAAGATCTTTTTGACGCTCTCTTGCCATATCGAGAGGCAATGTCTGAAGACGGTGGAAAAGCTGAACCGACTTCAGAAGCCAAAGAGATCATTATCAAACTCAAAAGTGAGTTTGACGCAAAGATGTCAGACGATTTGAATACTGCCCATATATTCACGGGTGAATACGATCGTGCATTGAAATTCATCAACTCTTCCATCGGCAAACTCGAGAACATGCAGGAGAAAGAGAGGATGTCACTGCTTGTCTCACTTGTTGAGATTGAGAGAGGAGCCAGGAAAGTTCTCGAAGTGCTTGGTCTGCTCACTACCCTGAGCTATTCCGAGATTCTGAAAGAGATGAAACAGAAAACACTATCAAGAGCAGGATTGAGCGAACAAGACCTTTCACAACTAATTCAAGAAAGGATAATGGCGcggaagaacaaagagtttgaGAAAAGTGATGTGATTAGAGCACAACTGGCAGTTAAAGGAATAGCTTTAATGGATGTTGTTGGTAAAGAAACTGTGTGGAGGCCATGCTTACCTTCTTCTCATGCTACTAATTCCAGCGACTAA
- the LOC103856988 gene encoding glycerophosphodiester phosphodiesterase GDPDL4-like: MITSYMQDNPSMFVSRASKFLLSVLVLIQLLPTQLLAQRSKSPWQTLTGEAPLVIARGGFSGLFPDSSFNAYSFVASTSAPDAVLWCDVQLTKDGVGICFPYVTMYNDSNVQEAYPKKKNSYLLNGVPTQDWFTVDFTSRDLNTVFLTRGVLSRSNAFDNTQNVISTVQEVASEFKPAGFWLNVQHDAFYTQHNLSMSSFLLTVSKTVIIDYLSSPEVSFFRNIGGRFGKTGPKFVFRFLDKDDVEVSTNQTYGSLMKNLTFIKTFASGVLVPKSYIWPVKDQYLLPHTSFVRDAHTAGLQVYGSGFANDFDIAYNYSYDPLTEYLSFMDNGDFSVDGFLSDFPLTASSAIDCFSHLGSNASTQVDFLVISKNGANGDYPGSTDLAYTKAIKDGADIIDCAVQMSSDGIPFCLNSTNLGESMNIVQTPFRNRSTTVPEFNSLAGLYSFNLAWSEIQTLTPAISNPYSRNFHMFRNPRERSSGKLVSLSEFLNLANNSSSLVGVLINVEHAAYLREKQGLDVVKAVLDTLKESGYSNATKRVMIQSSNSSVLVDIKKQSRYETVYQVEETIRDIQDSAIQDIKKFADAVVVGRFSLYPISASFITGQTNLVERLQKFKLPVYVETFRNEFVSQAYDFLSDATVEINTHVTGAGVSGTITEFPLTAARYKRNRCVARKDTPVYMIPVRPAGLLEIVSPTFLPPAEAPNPVITDADVTEPPLPPVTAKAPTTSPGPLPTDKKAPNGQTRVTLSVFLSAFDVVLASLLLL; this comes from the exons ATGATCACATCATACATGCAAGATAACCCATCAATGTTTGTGTCTCGAGCTTCCAAGTTCCTACTCTCTGTTCTCGTCTTGATCCAGCTTCTACCTACTCAACTCCTTGCTCAAAGATCCAAATCTCCATGGCAGACACTCACTG GAGAGGCTCCTCTTGTCATTGCACGTGGTGGGTTTTCTGGGTTGTTTCCAGATTCAAGCTTCAATGCTTACAGTTTCGTAGCGTCCACAAGTGCTCCCGACGCTGTCTTGTGGTGTGACGTGCAACTCACAAAGGATGGAGTTGGGATCTGTTTCCCTTATGTAACCATGTATAATGATTCTAACGTCCAAGAGGCTTACCCTAAAAAGAAAAACTCTTACCTTCTTAATGGAGTCCCTACTCAGGACTGGTTCACGGTTGATTTCACCTCCAGGGATCTGAACACCGTGTTCT tgacccgaggAGTATTATCACGGTCAAATGCATTTGATAACACCCAAAACGTGATTTCAACGGTTCAAGAAGTAGCTTCAGAGTTCAAACCTGCAGGGTTTTGGTTGAATGTTCAG CACGACGCTTTCTACACGCAGCACAACCTCAGCATGAGCAGCTTTCTTCTAACAGTATCCAAGACTGTGATCATTGACTACCTATCTTCCCCTGAGGTGTCTTTCTTCCGGAACATAGGTGGCCGGTTTGGTAAAACCGGACCAAAGTTTGTATTTAGGTTTCTAGACAAAGATGACGTTGAGGTGTCGACTAATCAAACCTATGGATCTCTCATGAAAAACCTAACATTCATCAAGACCTTTGCTTCTGGTGTTCTTGTTCCCAAGTCTTACATATGGCCGGTGAAAGACCAGTACTTGCTTCCACATACATCATTTGTTCGAGATGCTCACACAGCAGGGTTACAAGTGTATGGATCAGGTTTTGCAAATGATTTTGATATAGCGTACAACTACAGTTATGATCCGTTAACTGAGTACTTATCATTCATGGACAACGGGGACTTCTCTGTGGATGGTTTTCTATCTGATTTTCCCTTAACCGCATCGTCAGCTATTG ACTGTTTCTCCCATCTTGGAAGTAATGCTTCAACACAAG TGGATTTTCTTGTTATATCGAAAAATGGAGCAAATGGTGACTACCCTGGCAGCACTGACTTGGCCTATACAAAGGCTATCAAAGACGGTGCTGATATCATCGATTGTGCGGTTCAAATGTCATCAGACGGGATCCCCTTTTGCTTAAACTCAACCAATCTTGGAGAGAGCATGAACATTGTCCAAACTCCTTTCAGAAACCGCTCAACAACTGTTCCTGAGTTTAACTCACTTGCTGGACTATACAGCTTTAATTTGGCATGGTCTGAGATTCAGACCTTGACAC CTGCTATTTCAAACCCCTACAGCAGGAATTTTCACATGTTTAGGAATCCGAGGGAGAGAAGTTCAGGGAAGCTTGTTTCACTCTCCGAGTTCCTGAACTTGGCGAATAACTCCAGCTCACTAGTTGGTGTTTTGATCAACGTTGAG CATGCAGCATACCTGAGAGAGAAGCAAGGACTCGACGTTGTTAAAGCAGTTCTAGACACACTCAAAGAATCTGGTTACAGCAACGCGACCAAAAGGGTTATGATTCAGTCATCTAACAGCTCAGTCTTGGTCGACATCAAGAAACAGAGCCGGTACGAGACAGTGTACCAAGTGGAAGAAACAATCCGCGACATCCAAGACTCTGCGATCCAAGACATCAAGAAGTTCGCTGACGCTGTTGTCGTCGGAAGATTTTCGCTCTACCCGATCAGCGCTAGCTTCATCACCGGTCAGACTAATCTAGTGGAGAGGCTACAGAAGTTTAAGCTTCCGGTTTACGTTGAAACGTTCCGGAACGAGTTTGTCTCTCAGGCGTATGACTTCTTATCTGATGCGACTGTGGAGATAAACACGCATGTTACTGGAGCTGGTGTCAGTGGAACCATCACTGAGTTCCCTCTCACTGCCGCCAGATACAAAA gGAACAGGTGCGTGGCCCGCAAAGACACGCCTGTTTACATGATCCCGGTTCGGCCAGCTGGCCTGTTAGAAATCGTGAGTCCTACTTTTTTACCTCCAGCTGAAGCACCAAACCCGGTTATCACAGATGCTGATGTCACTGAACCACCACTTCCTCCGGTCACAGCCAAAGCTCCAACCACCAGCCCTGGACCCTTACCAACTGATAAAAAAGCTCCTAACGGACAAACACGAGTCACTCTATCTGTTTTTCTTTCTGCATTCGATGTGGTTCTTGCCTCTCTTCTACTTCTGTGA
- the LOC103856989 gene encoding putative lipid-transfer protein DIR1, producing MGKNNTTILIIAMVLTTAMIMEEAKSYPICNTDTNDLQKCSPAVTGNNPPAPGPDCCAVAKSADLECLCPYLSLSGIDPSKIKSVLASCGVGNPSCLS from the exons atgggtAAGAACAATACCACAATCCTCATCATTGCGATGGTTTTAACCACGGCGATGATAATGGAAGAAGCTAAGAGTTATCCTATATGCAACACCGACACAAACGACTTGCAGAAATGTTCTCCAGCTGTAACTGGAAACAACCCGCCAGCTCCGGGACCCGACTGCTGCGCAGTGGCTAAGTCCGCTGATCTTGAATGTCTCTGCCCGTACCTCTCCCTGTCCGGGATTGATCCTTCAAAAATCAAGTCTGTTCTGGCCAGTTGTGGCGTGGGCAATCCCTCCTGTTTGTCATG A
- the LOC103856990 gene encoding putative lipid-transfer protein DIR1, producing MGKKDTRILMRFAVLTMVLTAAIMVKEVTSLTLCKIDSNDMEKCRPAVTGNNPPPPVNECCVVVKSADLACFCRYKFYLPILGIDPSKVAALVAKCGVTTIPRNCRA from the exons ATGGGTAAGAAAGATACCAGAATCCTTATGAGATTTGCAGTGCTTACAATGGTTCTAACCGCTGCAATAATGGTGAAAGAAGTTACAAGCCTTACCCTTTGTAAAATCGACTCAAACGATATGGAGAAATGTCGTCCAGCCGTCACTGGAAACAACCCGCCGCCTCCAGTCAACGAGTGCTGCGTAGTGGTCAAATCCGCTGATCTTGCATGCTTTTGCAGATACAAGTTTTATCTCCCAATTTTAGGAATTGATCCATCTAAAGTCGCGGCTCTTGTAGCCAAATGTGGCGTTACAACAATCCCTCGTAATTGCCGTG CTTGA